The Mytilus trossulus isolate FHL-02 chromosome 3, PNRI_Mtr1.1.1.hap1, whole genome shotgun sequence genome contains a region encoding:
- the LOC134710675 gene encoding solute carrier organic anion transporter family member 4A1-like, producing MSSSQVHPTDEENQEVTDVEDESNLKCRFGPKGCLNIKWVVFWLCVIGFIEGAAVNGVTNIVLTTLERRFSLPSSQSALIVSSTDIGAVIFVLFVSFYGAKKNRAVVVGLGTLIMSLGSFLFLIPHFASDTYDYQGANVNSTSQICEIDGDDTCTAPSQSGSGFLYVFMLAQFVHGIGFTPMFTLGTAYVDDNAKTESTAIYLGLIYALTALGVAAGYMGGGQFLSLWVDFERVDTTYIYDNFTPMDPIWVGAWWVGFIITCVTFFLSAIPMFAYPKNLPGSAAIRAARLTEEDRARVAKQKDDTRPLKLKILDFPKAIFILIKIPCFVIITLAACAETLIIGGLAAFAPKILEEKFDVVPSDAGLIMGAVTLLGGAGGMVFGGVLIKCFKLQVRGMTRLCCLMALLSLAIGAGFFINCEEKSFAGLSSAYSDGSLGVGNIISTCNVDCGCTTSAFEPVCGSDSVTYFSACHAGCNISDTDSNNSTEIGFIKRFSQCGCIGSYGNGTAITGECGSSCNIYIVFIILLFFAMLFTFTTVTPASMAILRCVPDEHRAVGLGLQWVLLRLLGTIPGPVLTGSVLDTSCEVWQDTCGTKGSCWVYDRMDMSWKLFVWWCAVKVASSIGFFIGGKLYKAPERTTLDIKSPIETNNVPNGDYDVNFKHKKPYDNMAYLSSEAPPSTSNNDVVLSTHI from the exons GTTACTGATGTAGAAGATGAAAGCAATTTGAAGTGTCGATTTGGACCTAA aggctgtttaaacataaaatgGGTAGTTTTCTGGTTGTGTGTGATCGGCTTCATAGAGGGAGCTGCAGTCAATGGAGTCACCAATATAGTGTTAACTACACTAGAGAGACGTTTTAGTCTGCCAAGCTCACAGTCTGCCCTGATCGTCAGTTCTACAGACATTGGTGCTGTTATATTTGTACTGTTTGTTAGTTTCTATGGTGCTAAGAAGAACCGTGCTGTTGTTGTAGGTCTGGGAACATTAATAATGTCGCTCGGTTCCTTTCTTTTTCTGATTCCGCATTTTGCATCAGACACGTATGATTATCAAGGAGCAA ATGTCAATTCAACAAGTCAGATATGTGAGATCGACGGTGATGATACGTGTACCGCACCATCACAGTCTGGTAGTGGCTTTTTGTACGTGTTTATGTTGGCTCAGTTTGTACATGGTATTGGATTTACACCAATGTTTACACTTGGAACAGCATACGTAGATGATAATGCTAAAACAGAATCAACGGCTATTTATTTAg gaTTGATTTATGCATTGACAGCATTAGGCGTTGCCGCTGGATACATGGGAGGTGGACAGTTTCTATCACTTTGGGTAGATTTTGAAAGAGTGGATACCACGTA taTTTATGACAACTTTACACCAATGGATCCAATATGGGTAGGAGCTTGGTGGGTTGGTTTTATCATAACATGTGTAACTTTCTTCCTGTCAGCTATACCAATGTTTGCCTACCCGAAAAACTTGCCAG GAAGTGCTGCTATAAGAGCTGCACGTTTGACAGAGGAAGACAGAGCAAGAGTAGCAAAGCAAAAGGATGACACTAGACCTctaaaattaaagatactagATTTTCCAAAAGCAATATTTATTCTT atcaAAATACCATGCTTTGTAATTATTACTTTGGCTGCATGTGCCGAGACATTAATCATAGGAGGTCTGGCAGCGTTTGCACCAAAAATCTTGGAGGAGAAATTTGATGTCGTTCCTAGTGATGCCGGACTTATAATGG GTGCGGTGACATTGTTAGGTGGAGCAGGTGGTATGGTTTTCGGAGGTGTTTTAATTAAATGCTTTAAACTGCAAGTTCGTGGCATGACAAGGTTGTGCTGTTTGATGGCTTTATTATCACTAGCAATCGGAGCAGGATTCTTCATCAACTGTGAAGAAAAATCGTTCGCTGGTTTATCATCTGCCTATTCAGACGGAAGTTTAGG TGTAGGCAATATCATATCCACTTGTAATGTGGATTGTGGATGTACAACATCAGCATTTGAACCTGTTTGTGGATCAGATTCCGTAACCTACTTTTCAGCCTGTCATGCTGGGTGTAATATTAGTGATACAGAT TCCAATAACTCAACTGAAATTGGTTTTATTAAAAGG TTTAGTCAGTGTGGCTGCATTGGATCATATGGTAATGGCACAGCGATAACTGGAGAATGTGGAAGTAGTTGTAATATCtacattgtgtttattattcttttattttttgccaTGCTGTTTACATTTACGACGGTAACACCTGCATCAATGGCTATTTTAAG GTGTGTACCTGATGAACATAGAGCAGTTGGTCTTGGTTTACAGTGGGTATTACTAAGACTTTTAG GAACAATTCCTGGACCTGTCTTGACTGGTTCTGTACTGGATACTTCTTGTGAAGTCTGGCAAGACACGTGTGGCACCAAAGGTTCCTGTTGGGTTTATGATCGCATGGACATGAGTTGGAAACTTTTTGTTTGGTGGTGCGCTGTGAAAGTAGCCAGTTCAATTGGATTCTTTATTGGTGGTAAATTATACAAGGCGCCTGAACGGACCACATTGGACATAAAATCGCCAATTGAAACAAACAATGTACCTAATGGCGATTATGACGTAAACTTTAAACACAAGAAGCCATATGACAACATGGCGTATTTGTCAAGTGAAGCGCCACCATCTACCTCCAATAATGATGTTGTCCTGTCGACACATATATGA